In Brienomyrus brachyistius isolate T26 unplaced genomic scaffold, BBRACH_0.4 scaffold44, whole genome shotgun sequence, the following are encoded in one genomic region:
- the LOC125723000 gene encoding collagen alpha-1(VIII) chain-like isoform X1, which translates to MLIKAMAVPYSPTHLLVAALQVALLCQVHGGAYYGHKQLAQQHQPMPQLPHMPMGKEMPPQYMGKEMPPHMPYGKEMPMIPQYRKEFPQMPIPLGKEMPRKDGKGEVIPRGERGMPGEMGPKGPTGPQGPPGLPGHGLPGPPGKPGPPGPPGFPGIGKPGMPGMPGKPGAAGAPGPKGDMGQAGVEGPMGLPGQQGMPGPPGLPGIGKQGGQGLPGQQGPRGEPGHKGLPGLPGLPGSKGDKGFGLPGLPGLKGPAGHPGQPGQAGLPGIGKPGLNGLPGALGGQGKPGPPGEPGPMGPPGEGGQPGPPGLPGVGKPGLDGLPGQLGFPGGKGEPGPPGLPGNPGLPGFGKPGYPGPKGDKGLTGLPGVPGPKGDKGHVGLPGMPGPQGPTGPHGLQGPMGPPGGLGLPGPKGEVGAGGLQGQVGPKGEPGPPGLPGQPGLYGEVGPQGPRGLPGTLGPKGENGQKGLPGLTGAPGMFGPKGEVGVPGEQGLQGPKGIPGIMGPGGPIGPPGLPGPKGDNGPPGQPGSPGEGIPGLQGPLGPPGQSGPSGPPGVPGQPGPPGPPGPPGPPAELPDLGQILPEMGPGLDGVKTPSGAYSKGKPRGEVMGGNGLEMPAFTAKLTTPFPPVATPVVFDKILYNGRQNYNPQTGIFTCEIPGIYYFAYHVHCKGANVWVALYRNSEPVMYTYDEYKKSFLDQASGSAVLPLEPGDTVHVQLPSDQAAGLYAGQYVHSSFSGYLLYPM; encoded by the exons ATGCTGATTAAG GCCATGGCCGTGCCCTATTCCCCGACGCATCTGCTGGTGGCGGCCCTCCAGGTGGCGCTGTTGTGCCAGGTACATGGAGGGGCATACTATGGGCATAAGCAGCTAGCCCAACAGCACCAGCCCATGCCACAGTTACCACATATGCCCATGGGCAAAGAGATGCCACCACAGTACATGGGCAAAGAGATGCCACCACACATGCCATATGGCAAAGAGATGCCCATGATCCCACAGTACAGGAAGGAGTTTCCACAGATGCCCATACCTTTGGGCAAGGAGATGCCACGCAAGGATGGTAAAG GTGAAGTTATTCCCAGAGGAGAAAGGGGCATGCCTGGAGAAATGGGCCCCAAGGGGCCAACAGGACCTCAGGGTCCTCCAGGTTTGCCTGGCCATGGATTGCCAGGGCCCCCAGGAAAACCGGGCCCACCTGGTCCTCCAGGATTCCCAGGAATTGGTAAACCTGGTATGCCAGGAATGCCAGGAAAACCAGGAGCAGCAGGTGCCCCAGGTCCCAAGGGAGACATGGGTCAAGCTGGTGTAGAGGGGCCAATGGGCTTGCCAGGGCAGCAAGGAATGCCTGGTCCTCCAGGCCTCCCTGGAATTGGGAAGCAAGGAGGTCAGGGACTGCCAGGTCAACAAGGACCCAGAGGGGAACCTGGACACAAAGGTCTGCCAGGGTTACCAGGCTTGCCTGGATCCAAAGGTGACAAAGGGTTTGGTCTGCCAGGACTGCCAGGCCTAAAAGGTCCTGCTGGACATCCTGGACAGCCAGGTCAAGCAGGTCTTCCAGGAATTGGTAAGCCAGGATTGAATGGGCTGCCAGGAGCTCTAGGTGGGCAAGGAAAACCAGGCCCTCCTGGAGAGCCAGGGCCCATGGGTCCTCCTGGCGAGGGAGGTCAGCCAGGACCACCAGGACTTCCAGGTGTTGGTAAACCAGGCCTTGATGGCCTACCAGGACAATTAGGATTTCCCGGTGGGAAGGGAGAACCAGGCCCACCAGGTTTACCAGGAAATCCAGGATTACCTGGGTTTGGCAAGCCTGGATATCCAGGGCCAAAAGGTGATAAGGGGTTAACCGGTTTACCTGGAGTTCCAGGTCCGAAAGGTGACAAAGGTCATGTTGGCCTTCCTGGGATGCCTGGTCCTCAAGGACCTACTGGACCACACGGTTTACAAGGTCCAATGGGGCCACCAGGAGGTCTTGGTTTACCTGGTCCAAAAGGAGAGGTTGGAGCAGGAGGCCTACAAGGACAAGTAGGTCCTAAAGGTGAACCAGGTCCTCCTGGACTTCCAGGTCAGCCAGGGTTATATGGAGAGGTAGGTCCACAAGGTCCACGTGGTCTCCCTGGCACTCTGGGCCCAAAAGGTGAAAATGGACAGAAAGGACTTCCAGGTTTAACAGGAGCTCCTGGAATGTTTGGCCCAAAAGGTGAAGTAGGGGTGCCAGGTGAACAAGGTCTGCAAGGCCCAAAGGGAATCCCAGGAATTATGGGCCCTGGAGGGCCAATTGGGCCTCCAGGACTTCCGGGGCCAAAAGGTGATAATGGACCACCTGGCCAGCCTGGCAGCCCAGGTGAAGGAATACCTGGACTTCAAGGTCCTTTAGGCCCACCAGGACAGTCTGGTCCCAGTGGGCCTCCTGGTGTACCCGGTCAGCCAGGACCACCTGGCCCACCTGGCCCACCTGGGCCTCCAGCAGAGCTACCTGATCTCGGACAAATCCTACCTGAAATGGGCCCAGGTCTGGATGGTGTTAAGACTCCATCCGGGGCCTACAGCAAAGGGAAGCCTAGAGGAGAAGTGATGGGTGGCAATGGCTTAGAGATGCCTGCATTCACTGCTAAGCTGACCACTCCCTTCCCTCCTGTGGCCACCCCAGTAGTCTTCGACAAGATCCTCTACAATGGCCGCCAGAACTACAATCCACAAACTGGCATCTTTACTTGTGAAATTCCTGGGATTTACTACTTTGCATACCACGTTCACTGCAAAGGAGCCAACGTGTGGGTGGCGCTCTACAGGAACAGTGAGCCGGTGATGTATACATACGACGAGTACAAAAAGAGCTTCCTGGACCAGGCATCAGGCAGTGCGGTACTGCCTCTAGAGCCCGGGGATACAGTGCACGTTCAGCTCCCATCCGACCAGGCTGCAGGACTATATGCTGGCCAATATGTCCACTCATCCTTCTCTGGATACCTACTGTACCCAATGTAA
- the LOC125723000 gene encoding collagen alpha-1(VIII) chain-like isoform X2, producing MAVPYSPTHLLVAALQVALLCQVHGGAYYGHKQLAQQHQPMPQLPHMPMGKEMPPQYMGKEMPPHMPYGKEMPMIPQYRKEFPQMPIPLGKEMPRKDGKGEVIPRGERGMPGEMGPKGPTGPQGPPGLPGHGLPGPPGKPGPPGPPGFPGIGKPGMPGMPGKPGAAGAPGPKGDMGQAGVEGPMGLPGQQGMPGPPGLPGIGKQGGQGLPGQQGPRGEPGHKGLPGLPGLPGSKGDKGFGLPGLPGLKGPAGHPGQPGQAGLPGIGKPGLNGLPGALGGQGKPGPPGEPGPMGPPGEGGQPGPPGLPGVGKPGLDGLPGQLGFPGGKGEPGPPGLPGNPGLPGFGKPGYPGPKGDKGLTGLPGVPGPKGDKGHVGLPGMPGPQGPTGPHGLQGPMGPPGGLGLPGPKGEVGAGGLQGQVGPKGEPGPPGLPGQPGLYGEVGPQGPRGLPGTLGPKGENGQKGLPGLTGAPGMFGPKGEVGVPGEQGLQGPKGIPGIMGPGGPIGPPGLPGPKGDNGPPGQPGSPGEGIPGLQGPLGPPGQSGPSGPPGVPGQPGPPGPPGPPGPPAELPDLGQILPEMGPGLDGVKTPSGAYSKGKPRGEVMGGNGLEMPAFTAKLTTPFPPVATPVVFDKILYNGRQNYNPQTGIFTCEIPGIYYFAYHVHCKGANVWVALYRNSEPVMYTYDEYKKSFLDQASGSAVLPLEPGDTVHVQLPSDQAAGLYAGQYVHSSFSGYLLYPM from the exons ATGGCCGTGCCCTATTCCCCGACGCATCTGCTGGTGGCGGCCCTCCAGGTGGCGCTGTTGTGCCAGGTACATGGAGGGGCATACTATGGGCATAAGCAGCTAGCCCAACAGCACCAGCCCATGCCACAGTTACCACATATGCCCATGGGCAAAGAGATGCCACCACAGTACATGGGCAAAGAGATGCCACCACACATGCCATATGGCAAAGAGATGCCCATGATCCCACAGTACAGGAAGGAGTTTCCACAGATGCCCATACCTTTGGGCAAGGAGATGCCACGCAAGGATGGTAAAG GTGAAGTTATTCCCAGAGGAGAAAGGGGCATGCCTGGAGAAATGGGCCCCAAGGGGCCAACAGGACCTCAGGGTCCTCCAGGTTTGCCTGGCCATGGATTGCCAGGGCCCCCAGGAAAACCGGGCCCACCTGGTCCTCCAGGATTCCCAGGAATTGGTAAACCTGGTATGCCAGGAATGCCAGGAAAACCAGGAGCAGCAGGTGCCCCAGGTCCCAAGGGAGACATGGGTCAAGCTGGTGTAGAGGGGCCAATGGGCTTGCCAGGGCAGCAAGGAATGCCTGGTCCTCCAGGCCTCCCTGGAATTGGGAAGCAAGGAGGTCAGGGACTGCCAGGTCAACAAGGACCCAGAGGGGAACCTGGACACAAAGGTCTGCCAGGGTTACCAGGCTTGCCTGGATCCAAAGGTGACAAAGGGTTTGGTCTGCCAGGACTGCCAGGCCTAAAAGGTCCTGCTGGACATCCTGGACAGCCAGGTCAAGCAGGTCTTCCAGGAATTGGTAAGCCAGGATTGAATGGGCTGCCAGGAGCTCTAGGTGGGCAAGGAAAACCAGGCCCTCCTGGAGAGCCAGGGCCCATGGGTCCTCCTGGCGAGGGAGGTCAGCCAGGACCACCAGGACTTCCAGGTGTTGGTAAACCAGGCCTTGATGGCCTACCAGGACAATTAGGATTTCCCGGTGGGAAGGGAGAACCAGGCCCACCAGGTTTACCAGGAAATCCAGGATTACCTGGGTTTGGCAAGCCTGGATATCCAGGGCCAAAAGGTGATAAGGGGTTAACCGGTTTACCTGGAGTTCCAGGTCCGAAAGGTGACAAAGGTCATGTTGGCCTTCCTGGGATGCCTGGTCCTCAAGGACCTACTGGACCACACGGTTTACAAGGTCCAATGGGGCCACCAGGAGGTCTTGGTTTACCTGGTCCAAAAGGAGAGGTTGGAGCAGGAGGCCTACAAGGACAAGTAGGTCCTAAAGGTGAACCAGGTCCTCCTGGACTTCCAGGTCAGCCAGGGTTATATGGAGAGGTAGGTCCACAAGGTCCACGTGGTCTCCCTGGCACTCTGGGCCCAAAAGGTGAAAATGGACAGAAAGGACTTCCAGGTTTAACAGGAGCTCCTGGAATGTTTGGCCCAAAAGGTGAAGTAGGGGTGCCAGGTGAACAAGGTCTGCAAGGCCCAAAGGGAATCCCAGGAATTATGGGCCCTGGAGGGCCAATTGGGCCTCCAGGACTTCCGGGGCCAAAAGGTGATAATGGACCACCTGGCCAGCCTGGCAGCCCAGGTGAAGGAATACCTGGACTTCAAGGTCCTTTAGGCCCACCAGGACAGTCTGGTCCCAGTGGGCCTCCTGGTGTACCCGGTCAGCCAGGACCACCTGGCCCACCTGGCCCACCTGGGCCTCCAGCAGAGCTACCTGATCTCGGACAAATCCTACCTGAAATGGGCCCAGGTCTGGATGGTGTTAAGACTCCATCCGGGGCCTACAGCAAAGGGAAGCCTAGAGGAGAAGTGATGGGTGGCAATGGCTTAGAGATGCCTGCATTCACTGCTAAGCTGACCACTCCCTTCCCTCCTGTGGCCACCCCAGTAGTCTTCGACAAGATCCTCTACAATGGCCGCCAGAACTACAATCCACAAACTGGCATCTTTACTTGTGAAATTCCTGGGATTTACTACTTTGCATACCACGTTCACTGCAAAGGAGCCAACGTGTGGGTGGCGCTCTACAGGAACAGTGAGCCGGTGATGTATACATACGACGAGTACAAAAAGAGCTTCCTGGACCAGGCATCAGGCAGTGCGGTACTGCCTCTAGAGCCCGGGGATACAGTGCACGTTCAGCTCCCATCCGACCAGGCTGCAGGACTATATGCTGGCCAATATGTCCACTCATCCTTCTCTGGATACCTACTGTACCCAATGTAA